The genomic region ACTCCGGCATGCCCCATTGGCGTAAGCCAAAAAATTCCCCTGGTCCTCTGATACGCAGATCCTCCTCAGCAATGACAAATCCATCATTCGATCGGACGAGTGCCTCCAACCGTTCTTTCGCTGAAGACATGGGCTCCTGATCTTCCTGAAAGCGTTCTCCCCGCTGCGTCTTTCCCTGCCTCATATTCGCCGCCATCAGCAGGCAATACGATTGATGGGTGCTCCGCCCCACACGGCCACGTAATTGGTGGAGCTGCGCGAGACCGAATCGCTCAGCATGCTCGATCATGATGATGGTCGCATTCGGTACATCAACTCCAACCTCGACGACGGTCGTGGCCACCAAGAGCTGGGTGGTTCCGGCCTTGAAGTCGGCCATCACGGCTTCCTTTTCCGCTGCCTTCATGCGTCCATGCAGGAGGCCGACACGGAATTCTGAAAATTCTCCATTCTGTAACTGTTCGGCACCCTGGATCGCGGCTTGGAGGTCGGTCTTTTCCGATTCCTCCACGAGCGGATAAATGACATAGGCCTGCTTCTTGTTGCGCAGTTCATCACGGACGATTTGATAGGCCCGGCGCCGTTGTCCTTCATTGAAGAGAAAGGTGCGCACTGGCTTTCGGCCAGGCGGTAGCACATCGATGACTGATACATCCAGGTCACCATACACCGTCATCGCCAGCGTTCGTGGAATTGGCGTGGCCGTCAATACGAGAACGTCCGGCTTATAGCCCTTGTCAATCAGCGTCTTCCGCTGTAAAACCCCGAACTTGTGCTGCTCATCAACGACCGCCAAGCCTAAGCTCTTAAATTGAACATTGCGCTGAATAAGCGCGTGCGTACCAATCGCCACCTGAATGTGACCGGTCGCCAGTTGTTCCATCTGTATTTTCTTCACCGACGCCTTGTCTCCACCGCGTACGAGGATTGCCTGCAACCCCAGGGCCTGGATTGTTCCAGAAAGGTTTCGGTAATGTTGTTCGGCAAGAATCTCTGTCGGTGCCATCAGCGCCGCCTGATAGCCTGATCCGCAGGCCATCACGATGGCATGGAGCGCGACCGCCGTTTTTCCTGACCCCACGTCTCCTTGCACGAGGCGATTCATGGGCCGTGGCGAGATCATGTCTCGAAATATTTCACGAAGGACCACCTCCTGCGCCGTCGTCAGGCGAAATGGTAAGAGTTGACCAAGTTTTCCCAAGAGCGGGGTCCTGGGATTGAACCGCAACACCTTCGGTTCATCGTGCACTGAGCGATATCTCGTTGCCAAGGCCAACTGCAGCAGCAGCAGTTCTTCAAATGCCAGCCGCCGATGCGCTGGAGTCTTCCCTCGCTCCAGAAGTTGAAGGTCGGTACCTGCCTTGGGGAAATGGGCATCTTGCAGCGCTTCATGAATCGGGATCAATCGTTGCCGCGCCCGAAGGGGAACCGGCAAATGATCGTGGAGATCGAGCCCATGCTCCATCAAGAGATTCCTCACCAATACCCGCATCTGACGAGACGTCCACCCTTTGGTCTCATGATAAATAGGCACAATACGCCCGACATGGAGCGTCGATTCGTGACCTTCTCCAAGAATCTCATACTGCGCCACATCCATCCTTGGCACCATCCACCCCTGACGACCGGCGATCACGCGCCC from Nitrospira sp. harbors:
- the recG gene encoding ATP-dependent DNA helicase RecG, whose translation is MSAPVESNMHLSLQEWVDRIARPIEFASRDGCAHLKAVTNLNAFISAQVLSALQQTTYPKAIEARLLSLRDLFVDFEPTLSVEEQRRRLQAAVAHIDALRTVAQQQPLHPQGASAPSLRDSDVKTVGRPPLWNCLVRFVKGVGPKRTTILQRLRIETVEDALLTMPWRYEDRSVMTPIGNLVPGMVASICGTIGKSEVKRAKNRRLSVLELGVEDQSGRMQVVFFNQPYLEEVLSVGTRIMLSGRVIAGRQGWMVPRMDVAQYEILGEGHESTLHVGRIVPIYHETKGWTSRQMRVLVRNLLMEHGLDLHDHLPVPLRARQRLIPIHEALQDAHFPKAGTDLQLLERGKTPAHRRLAFEELLLLQLALATRYRSVHDEPKVLRFNPRTPLLGKLGQLLPFRLTTAQEVVLREIFRDMISPRPMNRLVQGDVGSGKTAVALHAIVMACGSGYQAALMAPTEILAEQHYRNLSGTIQALGLQAILVRGGDKASVKKIQMEQLATGHIQVAIGTHALIQRNVQFKSLGLAVVDEQHKFGVLQRKTLIDKGYKPDVLVLTATPIPRTLAMTVYGDLDVSVIDVLPPGRKPVRTFLFNEGQRRRAYQIVRDELRNKKQAYVIYPLVEESEKTDLQAAIQGAEQLQNGEFSEFRVGLLHGRMKAAEKEAVMADFKAGTTQLLVATTVVEVGVDVPNATIIMIEHAERFGLAQLHQLRGRVGRSTHQSYCLLMAANMRQGKTQRGERFQEDQEPMSSAKERLEALVRSNDGFVIAEEDLRIRGPGEFFGLRQWGMPEFRVANLVRDGDLLQQARQEAFSLLKSDPGLKDQAHQGLREAMLRKWEKKLELGAIS